A region from the Drosophila takahashii strain IR98-3 E-12201 chromosome 2L, DtakHiC1v2, whole genome shotgun sequence genome encodes:
- the net gene encoding transcription factor Atoh8 isoform X1 — protein sequence MSVPAQISGKQIYLCHLCIKVQIGFSTCVGAKCDSPNSNDRDAGFCSASSESEGGDDLAVEHARSGSPNIAPKGTDDSTDSKPIALIRNKRKSTEPSKVVGLTTPTSASMSGPPANASFNATGPLKKRIRYTSSADSAVVLTPPAIESPPPITRLPSTLSAEHEIMPNPAHIFVRHPGVTTLHRPFAPAHPEQLEPLALVTKKKECVDSASPKTETYSTLLNGKQPSTKKTLQKKAPKVSTSSTLLDASLSDEDLCKPGNLASDMSRPQQHQHQRNYKNMTRERRIEANARERTRVHTISAAYETLRQAVPAYASTQKLSKLSVLRVACSYILTLSRMAGEDYSADQSEPSIAECLEAVTSTIQTEGKVKRKKDE from the exons ATGTCCGTACCGGCTCAGATAAGCGGGAAACAAATTTACTTATGCCATTTGTGTATAAAGGTGCAAATAGGCTTCAGTACGTGTGTGGGAGCAAAGTGTG attcACCCAATTCCAACGACCGTGATGCGGGTTTTTGTTCCGCCAGTTCGGAAAGCGAAGGCGGAGACGACCTGGCCGTCGAGCACGCGCGCAGTGGCAGTCCCAACATCGCACCAAAAGGAACAGACGACTCGACGGACTCCAAGCCAATAGCACTGATCCGCAACAAACGCAAGAGCACGGAACCCTCGAAGGTTGTGGGTCTGACGACTCCGACGTCTGCCTCCATGTCTGGTCCTCCGGCCAATGCGAGTTTTAATGCGACAGGTCCGCTGAAGAAACGCATACGCTACACCTCCTCTGCCGATTCGGCGGTAGTGCTGACACCTCCAGCCATAGAGTCTCCACCACCCATCACCCGTTTGCCTTCCACGTTGAGCGCGGAGCACGAAATTATGCCGAATCCGGCTCACATCTTTGTCCGCCACCCGGGAGTGACTACCCTTCACCGACCGTTTGCTCCTGCCCATCCAGAACAGCTAGAGCCGCTCGCACTTGTGACCAAGAAGAAGGAGTGCGTCGACAGCGCGTCGCCTAAAACGGAGACTTACTCCACTCTACTGAATGGAAAGCAGCCATCTACCAAAAAGACATTGCAGAAAAAGGCGCCAAAGGTATCAACGTCATCTACTCTGCTGGACGCGAGTCTCAGCGATGAGGATCTGTGCAAGCCGGGAAATCTGGCATCTGACATGTCGCGACCTCAACAGCACCAGCACCAGCGCAATTACAAGAATATGACAAGGGAACGCCGCATCGAGGCAAACGCCCGTGAGAGGACTCGAGTCCACACCATATCCGCCGCCTACGAGACGCTCCGACAAGCGGTTCCAGCCTATGCCAGCACTCAAAAACTCTCCAAGCTCTCCGTGCTGCGGGTGGCCTGTTCCTATATACTGACGTTGAGCAGAATGGCTGGCGAGGACTACAGCGCCGATCAATCGGAGCCCTCCATTGCCGAGTGCTTGGAAGCTGTAACATCTACCATTCAAACCGAGGGAAAGGTGAAGCGGAAGAAGGACGAGTGA
- the LOC108062045 gene encoding galectin-4, with the protein MIKPLGVYPGAGTVALRRDMDDMSLFYEERSAAHRRKHFKVIQCPRPGLCFVFHGMILDACEHFAIDFLTKQGSEICDDCDVLLQIGSRLPQNYITRNSRLKGMWGPEENSSYLSFQLTRGKSFWMQILLTEECFLISVNGYHFAKYVHRMPYRWLEAVDVLGDVSDIVIDTYYVSEYPIRLTHSLPRAIKHLSRDFQDEEHLETEWKVLTSLAKMSSKKYLYQPSLPLPFYGKLLEDEVLIEGRALRIEGRVCLMPQRFSIAFQKGQEIWPQPTVSFYFSPCFLRSRNDKVGKAIITRRAYLNGEWVHCTVSRLNTSLRPGGAFVIVIVCRDSYYELFVNNRSLFHFKYQMKPDCVDIVNIRGDIRLWEVVVEGSNIIKKPRVRTNMERAIKAWKRTEIPQLEI; encoded by the exons ATGATCAAGCCTCTGGGCGTTTATCCAGGAGCTGGCACTGTGGCTCTAAGGCGAGACATGGATGATATGTCATTGTTCTATGAAGAGCGCTCAGCGGCACATCGTCGCAAACACTTTAAAGTGATCCAATGTCCAAGGCCGGGGCTGTGCTTCGTCTTTCACGGAATGATTCTAGATGCATGTGAGCATTTTGCCATAGACTTTCTCACAAAACAGGGAAGTGAAATATGCGACGACTGCGATGTGTTGTTGCAAATAGGGTCACGCCTTCCCCAAAACTATATTACGCGCAACTCTCGGCTTAAGGGAATGTGGGGACCCGAGGAGAACTCATCCTATCTAAGCTTCCAGCTAACCCGCGGAAAGTCTTTTTGGATGCAAATATTACTTACTGAGGAGTGCTTTTTAATTTCCGTGAATGGATATCACTTTGCAAAATATGTTCACCGTATGCCATATCGATGGTTGGAAGCTGTGGACGTACTTGGCGATGTCTCTGATATAGTAATCGATACATACTATGTTTCAGAGTACCCTATACGTCTAACCCACTCATTGCCTCGAGCCATTAAACATTTATCAAGAGATTTCCAGGATGAAGAGCACCTGGAAACTGAATGGAAGGTCTTAACTTCTCTGGCAAAGATGTCATCGAAAAAGTACCTGTACCAGCCGAGTCTTCCACTTCCCTTTTATGGAAAGCTCTTGGAAGATGAGGTCCTCATCGAAGGACGAGCGCTTCGAATCGAAGGCCGCGTATGTTTGATGCCCCAAAGATTCAGTATAGCGTTCCAGAAAGGACAGGAAATTTGGCCACAGCCCACAGTCTCGTTTTATTTTAGCCCATGCTTCTTGCGAAGTAGAAATGACAAAGTCGGTAAGGCTATAATTACTCGGCGTGCCTATTTAAATGGTGAGTGGGTGCACTGTACAGTGTCGCGCCTAAATACAAGTCTTAGACCAGGCGGCGCCTTTGTCATAGTAATTGTCTGCCGAGATAGCTATTACGAACTCTTTGTAAACAACAGGTCGTTGTTTCATTTCAAGTATCAAATGAAGCCAGATTGTGTGGATATTGTGAATATCCGTGGAGATATTAGGCTTTGGGAAGTAGTCGTCGAGGGCagcaatattattaaaaagccACGTG TGCGTACGAACATGGAACGTGCTATAAAAGCCTGGAAGCGCACAGAGATCCCGCAActtgaaatataa
- the net gene encoding transcription factor Atoh8 isoform X2 — translation MANTHPEKLYMQLSASELAAIIMKDSPNSNDRDAGFCSASSESEGGDDLAVEHARSGSPNIAPKGTDDSTDSKPIALIRNKRKSTEPSKVVGLTTPTSASMSGPPANASFNATGPLKKRIRYTSSADSAVVLTPPAIESPPPITRLPSTLSAEHEIMPNPAHIFVRHPGVTTLHRPFAPAHPEQLEPLALVTKKKECVDSASPKTETYSTLLNGKQPSTKKTLQKKAPKVSTSSTLLDASLSDEDLCKPGNLASDMSRPQQHQHQRNYKNMTRERRIEANARERTRVHTISAAYETLRQAVPAYASTQKLSKLSVLRVACSYILTLSRMAGEDYSADQSEPSIAECLEAVTSTIQTEGKVKRKKDE, via the exons ATGGCGAATACCCATCCAGAAAAACTTTACATGCAACTAAGCGCATCGGAATTAGCAGCAATTATTATGAAAG attcACCCAATTCCAACGACCGTGATGCGGGTTTTTGTTCCGCCAGTTCGGAAAGCGAAGGCGGAGACGACCTGGCCGTCGAGCACGCGCGCAGTGGCAGTCCCAACATCGCACCAAAAGGAACAGACGACTCGACGGACTCCAAGCCAATAGCACTGATCCGCAACAAACGCAAGAGCACGGAACCCTCGAAGGTTGTGGGTCTGACGACTCCGACGTCTGCCTCCATGTCTGGTCCTCCGGCCAATGCGAGTTTTAATGCGACAGGTCCGCTGAAGAAACGCATACGCTACACCTCCTCTGCCGATTCGGCGGTAGTGCTGACACCTCCAGCCATAGAGTCTCCACCACCCATCACCCGTTTGCCTTCCACGTTGAGCGCGGAGCACGAAATTATGCCGAATCCGGCTCACATCTTTGTCCGCCACCCGGGAGTGACTACCCTTCACCGACCGTTTGCTCCTGCCCATCCAGAACAGCTAGAGCCGCTCGCACTTGTGACCAAGAAGAAGGAGTGCGTCGACAGCGCGTCGCCTAAAACGGAGACTTACTCCACTCTACTGAATGGAAAGCAGCCATCTACCAAAAAGACATTGCAGAAAAAGGCGCCAAAGGTATCAACGTCATCTACTCTGCTGGACGCGAGTCTCAGCGATGAGGATCTGTGCAAGCCGGGAAATCTGGCATCTGACATGTCGCGACCTCAACAGCACCAGCACCAGCGCAATTACAAGAATATGACAAGGGAACGCCGCATCGAGGCAAACGCCCGTGAGAGGACTCGAGTCCACACCATATCCGCCGCCTACGAGACGCTCCGACAAGCGGTTCCAGCCTATGCCAGCACTCAAAAACTCTCCAAGCTCTCCGTGCTGCGGGTGGCCTGTTCCTATATACTGACGTTGAGCAGAATGGCTGGCGAGGACTACAGCGCCGATCAATCGGAGCCCTCCATTGCCGAGTGCTTGGAAGCTGTAACATCTACCATTCAAACCGAGGGAAAGGTGAAGCGGAAGAAGGACGAGTGA